One stretch of Legionella birminghamensis DNA includes these proteins:
- a CDS encoding YdgA family protein, whose translation MKKLLGVVVILAALIIGGYFGMGVMTERTIKKDAAIVNQSNNIFIDIPEYHKGLFKSDAKLNWKFHAPERVETDENGQTVTIPAQDFQGQMPLTVYHGPIIFHKGVRFGLGYAETTIPLPDEAQAQFKQMFTADSTAPQLKLSLFVNYLNNSRVKMEIPSFKMVAQQGGGEFEWLGMSSATTITSNIDKVKGDITIEGMRFAKPDAKVTGSIGEISSEYNLYKADNGLYFGDASISFPSVVVKADTTSLFELDGLDMYSSSDIDGDLFNSHFKVSLNKMLIEGQTYGPGNFELAIRNLDANVLAKLNQQIQQAQQGSEQEKQQALMAMLPDVPKLFARGAEFEISELSFAMPEGTIEGTLLVSLPKGDIGNPFEVMQKIQGNGKLKVPAPILKKLMTQSNKQRLGSQAAQQELVQQIQNAQAQGGNTAAATTASTPDTTQQAAAMTDQQIASMLQSGLIVQQGNDYVVELSLNQGQFIVNTKPFTPAMLKF comes from the coding sequence ATGAAAAAACTTTTGGGAGTGGTGGTGATATTGGCCGCTCTAATCATTGGTGGTTATTTTGGTATGGGTGTAATGACTGAACGCACCATAAAAAAAGACGCTGCAATTGTCAATCAGTCCAACAATATATTTATCGATATACCAGAATATCATAAAGGATTATTCAAGTCAGATGCTAAACTGAACTGGAAGTTTCACGCGCCTGAGCGTGTGGAAACCGATGAAAATGGCCAGACAGTAACAATTCCTGCACAGGATTTCCAGGGGCAAATGCCTTTGACTGTTTATCATGGTCCTATTATTTTCCACAAAGGCGTTCGTTTTGGTCTCGGTTATGCGGAAACAACAATTCCATTACCTGATGAGGCGCAAGCACAATTCAAACAAATGTTTACTGCTGATTCTACCGCTCCTCAGTTGAAGTTAAGTTTGTTTGTAAATTATTTAAACAACAGCCGTGTAAAAATGGAAATACCTTCATTCAAGATGGTTGCCCAGCAAGGCGGCGGTGAGTTTGAATGGTTAGGTATGAGCAGTGCAACGACAATTACTTCAAATATCGATAAGGTCAAAGGGGACATTACGATTGAGGGAATGCGTTTTGCCAAACCAGATGCCAAGGTAACTGGCTCAATCGGTGAAATCAGTTCTGAATATAACCTTTATAAAGCGGATAATGGTTTGTACTTTGGCGATGCCAGCATTTCATTTCCTTCTGTGGTGGTCAAGGCTGATACAACAAGTCTCTTCGAGCTGGATGGTTTGGATATGTATTCCAGCAGCGATATCGATGGTGACTTATTCAATTCTCATTTCAAAGTGTCCTTAAATAAAATGCTCATTGAAGGGCAAACTTATGGCCCAGGCAATTTTGAACTGGCAATAAGAAATCTTGACGCGAATGTATTGGCTAAATTAAATCAGCAGATCCAGCAGGCGCAGCAAGGTAGTGAGCAGGAAAAACAACAAGCCCTAATGGCGATGTTGCCTGATGTACCCAAGTTATTTGCCCGTGGAGCCGAGTTTGAAATATCAGAACTGAGTTTCGCTATGCCCGAAGGTACAATCGAGGGTACGCTGTTGGTCAGCCTGCCTAAGGGAGATATCGGCAATCCATTTGAGGTAATGCAGAAAATTCAGGGTAATGGCAAATTAAAAGTGCCAGCTCCTATTCTGAAAAAGCTCATGACACAATCCAACAAACAACGTTTGGGCTCCCAGGCTGCTCAGCAGGAACTCGTTCAGCAAATTCAGAATGCACAGGCTCAGGGAGGTAATACTGCCGCAGCGACTACTGCCAGTACCCCCGACACCACTCAACAAGCAGCTGCTATGACTGATCAGCAAATTGCATCGATGCTGCAATCAGGCCTAATCGTTCAACAAGGCAACGATTATGTTGTTGAGTTGAGCCTGAATCAGGGACAATTTATAGTGAATACCAAACCATTCACTCCAGCAATGCTGAAATTCTAA
- a CDS encoding aspartate aminotransferase family protein, with product MKQISIKTAIPGPKSKRLMEERRQHVARGPFHATPVFVERAKGIFVEDVDGNVFMDFSSGIGVVNTGHTPESLVNAVKAQAEKFMHTSFNILPYENYIRVCEKLNFHVPGTFEKKSLLLNSGAEAVENGIKIARAYSGKQAIICFDHAYHGRTYMAMALTAKNKPYKQGFGPFLSEVHRAPFPYEYRWCGKNCVEEAFNDFVELVSFRVGVENVAAVILEPVLGEGGFLQFPTAFLKMLREFCTANQLILIADEIQSGFGRTGQLFAMDTLGVEPDLTLTAKGLGGGTVIAAVTGRAEMMDAAMEGGLGGTFGGNPLSCAAALEVFKLFEEGSLLKNVTALSAVLEERLQAFKEGYDIVGDVRGLGVMRGIELVKDKDSRAPNREAAANLARYCLEHGLVILNCGTYSNVIRLLMPLSTRLSDLNTGLSIIEEGLKRECGL from the coding sequence ATGAAACAAATCAGCATTAAAACAGCAATTCCCGGCCCCAAATCAAAGCGGCTGATGGAAGAACGCCGCCAGCATGTTGCCCGCGGGCCTTTCCATGCGACCCCGGTTTTTGTGGAGAGGGCAAAAGGGATATTTGTAGAAGATGTTGATGGCAATGTCTTCATGGATTTCTCATCGGGTATTGGGGTGGTTAACACAGGCCATACTCCAGAAAGCCTCGTGAATGCCGTCAAGGCGCAGGCGGAGAAATTCATGCATACAAGTTTTAATATTCTTCCCTATGAAAATTATATCCGGGTATGCGAAAAGCTGAATTTCCATGTTCCGGGAACATTCGAAAAAAAATCGCTGCTATTAAACTCAGGGGCGGAGGCGGTTGAAAATGGAATAAAGATTGCTCGTGCTTATTCCGGGAAACAGGCCATTATCTGCTTTGATCATGCTTACCATGGGCGTACCTATATGGCGATGGCACTTACTGCAAAAAACAAACCCTACAAGCAGGGTTTTGGCCCCTTCCTCTCAGAGGTTCATCGCGCACCATTCCCTTATGAATACCGCTGGTGCGGGAAGAACTGTGTGGAAGAAGCATTTAATGATTTTGTCGAGTTGGTCAGTTTTCGTGTGGGTGTTGAGAATGTTGCAGCAGTGATTCTTGAGCCTGTTCTTGGGGAGGGGGGATTTCTACAGTTTCCGACTGCTTTTTTGAAAATGCTGCGTGAATTCTGTACGGCCAATCAGTTAATTCTGATTGCTGATGAAATCCAGTCAGGCTTTGGTCGGACAGGTCAGTTGTTTGCCATGGATACGCTTGGGGTTGAACCTGATCTCACCCTCACTGCCAAAGGACTCGGCGGCGGTACAGTGATTGCTGCGGTAACTGGCAGGGCTGAAATGATGGATGCTGCCATGGAGGGAGGGCTTGGAGGCACCTTTGGTGGGAATCCTTTGAGTTGTGCGGCAGCCCTTGAAGTATTCAAACTATTTGAAGAGGGGAGTCTCCTGAAAAATGTCACAGCACTGTCCGCTGTGCTCGAAGAGCGGCTCCAGGCATTTAAAGAAGGCTATGACATAGTAGGCGATGTCCGCGGCCTCGGAGTGATGCGGGGCATTGAGCTGGTGAAGGATAAAGACAGCCGGGCGCCCAACAGGGAAGCGGCTGCCAACCTGGCGCGCTATTGCCTTGAACATGGCCTTGTCATACTGAACTGTGGAACCTACAGCAATGTTATCCGCTTGCTCATGCCGCTTTCTACCAGGCTAAGCGATTTAAACACCGGTCTTTCAATTATTGAAGAAGGATTAAAACGGGAGTGCGGATTATAG
- the ggt gene encoding gamma-glutamyltransferase yields MVFSICILISGLSLAAAIHDKPAGYAVASAHPLATNAGLEILAKGGNAFDAVIAVSASLAVVAPYHSGLGGGGFWLLHRAEDKKNTLIDGREVAPLAAHKKMFWDENGKLIPELSLNGGLAAAIPGEPAALAYIASHYGRLPLSESLAPAIRLAEEGFTVDVHFYQFSTMSDRLEQMRKYPATAKVFLHENGDPYTLGESLKQPDLAKTLRLLAAKGQQGFYQGEIAEKLVNGVKSAGGIWTLNDLAKYQVKEREPLQGAFHNMLVVTVPPPSAGGVELLTMLNILSAFPLESLGRVQWIHHVVEAMRLAYWQANQTLADPDFVKIPVNRLVSAKEAKKLRQFISADKATPSQTLSESRFFHEGKNTTHIAILDKEGNRVSATLSVNYIFGSSVVAEGTGVLLNDEMDDFSAMPGQKNVYGLVGSEMNVIEPGKRPLSSMTPTFLEMPGRLAIVGTPGGSRIPTMVLLATLAFHDYGGAISMVSAMRFHHQYLPDWLQFEPDAFPPQTQEQLKKMGYQLMPLDRSYGDMQAITWDKQRNIIIAASDPRNIGLAAVISQTPTGYGLKH; encoded by the coding sequence ATGGTTTTCTCGATATGTATACTGATTTCAGGTCTGTCACTGGCCGCTGCAATTCATGATAAACCCGCTGGTTATGCCGTTGCCTCGGCCCATCCTCTGGCAACAAATGCCGGTCTTGAAATATTGGCGAAGGGTGGTAATGCCTTTGATGCAGTGATTGCTGTCAGTGCGTCCCTGGCTGTTGTTGCCCCCTATCATAGCGGTTTAGGCGGTGGCGGATTCTGGTTGTTGCATCGGGCAGAGGATAAAAAAAATACACTTATTGATGGACGGGAAGTTGCCCCGCTTGCGGCACATAAAAAGATGTTCTGGGATGAAAATGGTAAATTGATTCCTGAGCTTTCATTAAACGGGGGGTTGGCGGCAGCAATCCCCGGCGAGCCGGCAGCACTTGCGTATATCGCCTCGCATTATGGGCGTTTACCTCTATCTGAGAGCCTCGCCCCGGCAATCAGGCTTGCGGAGGAGGGTTTCACGGTCGATGTGCACTTTTATCAGTTTTCAACCATGAGCGACCGCCTGGAACAAATGCGAAAGTATCCTGCAACAGCAAAAGTGTTTTTGCACGAAAACGGTGATCCCTATACCTTGGGTGAATCTTTGAAACAGCCTGATTTGGCCAAAACCCTGAGACTGCTGGCCGCTAAAGGGCAACAGGGATTTTACCAGGGAGAAATTGCTGAAAAACTGGTGAATGGCGTAAAATCTGCCGGGGGGATCTGGACTTTAAACGATCTGGCGAAATACCAGGTGAAGGAGCGTGAGCCTCTGCAAGGCGCATTCCATAACATGCTTGTTGTTACCGTGCCGCCCCCTTCAGCGGGTGGTGTTGAGCTGCTGACGATGCTAAATATACTAAGCGCTTTTCCCCTGGAATCCCTCGGGCGGGTGCAATGGATCCATCATGTGGTGGAAGCCATGAGACTGGCCTATTGGCAGGCAAACCAGACACTTGCCGATCCCGATTTTGTCAAAATCCCGGTAAACCGTCTGGTTTCTGCTAAAGAAGCGAAGAAATTGCGCCAGTTTATATCAGCCGATAAAGCAACGCCCAGTCAAACTCTTTCCGAGAGCCGATTTTTTCACGAAGGGAAAAACACAACCCATATTGCCATACTGGACAAGGAAGGGAATCGGGTTTCTGCAACTCTGAGTGTAAATTACATTTTTGGCTCCAGCGTGGTGGCCGAAGGGACGGGTGTACTGCTTAACGATGAGATGGACGATTTTTCTGCGATGCCTGGGCAAAAGAATGTTTATGGGCTGGTGGGTAGCGAAATGAATGTGATTGAACCGGGAAAAAGACCATTATCCAGTATGACGCCAACCTTTCTGGAAATGCCGGGCCGTCTCGCGATTGTTGGAACCCCGGGAGGCAGCCGCATACCCACCATGGTATTACTGGCAACACTGGCTTTCCATGATTATGGCGGTGCGATTAGTATGGTCTCTGCAATGCGTTTTCATCACCAGTATTTACCCGACTGGTTGCAATTTGAGCCTGATGCTTTCCCACCCCAGACTCAGGAGCAATTAAAAAAGATGGGTTATCAACTAATGCCTTTGGATCGAAGCTATGGCGACATGCAGGCGATAACCTGGGATAAACAGAGGAACATTATTATTGCTGCCTCTGATCCAAGGAATATTGGATTGGCAGCGGTTATTTCTCAGACTCCGACAGGCTATGGCCTAAAACATTAG
- a CDS encoding helix-turn-helix domain-containing protein codes for MTTISSEAGDTTSSLAACVTQSVQKYFSELKGTDPVDLYQFVLEEIETPLFKAVMEHCKYNQSRAAVMLGISRGTLRTKLRRYFDDKYVGTRD; via the coding sequence ATGACAACAATCAGTAGTGAAGCCGGCGATACAACTTCGTCACTGGCGGCATGTGTGACTCAATCTGTACAGAAATATTTCTCCGAGCTGAAGGGCACTGATCCTGTTGATTTATACCAATTTGTTCTGGAAGAAATTGAAACACCATTGTTCAAAGCAGTTATGGAACATTGCAAATATAATCAATCGCGCGCTGCAGTGATGCTGGGAATCAGCCGCGGTACATTAAGAACCAAATTGCGTCGCTATTTCGACGACAAATACGTTGGAACAAGGGATTAA
- a CDS encoding lysophospholipid acyltransferase family protein has protein sequence MKISKLRTLWISLISVGYTASACARAIVKNWRGTITRPWVDQVIHRWSDNLLRLIGVECKIINPNNVAPVAGQPTILMCNHTSLYDIPLGFKAFPHHSIRMLAKKELSRIPIMGKGMAAAEFPFVDRHNRHQAIKDLAEARKLMESGIVIWIAPEGTRSKNGRLAAFKKGAFITAIQAQAMIIPIGIRGAYDILPARTMQFNLNQVAEIHVGEAVDASQYSMENKEELVKRVHKIMKQLVGESEASPAEPANVLGHSLSESEK, from the coding sequence ATGAAGATTAGCAAGCTGCGTACTTTATGGATTTCGCTAATTTCTGTGGGTTATACCGCTAGTGCCTGTGCCCGCGCTATTGTCAAAAACTGGCGTGGAACCATTACACGTCCCTGGGTTGATCAGGTCATTCATCGCTGGTCGGATAATCTGCTGCGTCTGATTGGTGTGGAATGTAAAATAATTAATCCCAATAATGTTGCTCCCGTTGCAGGCCAGCCTACCATCCTGATGTGTAATCATACGAGCTTGTATGATATTCCTCTTGGTTTCAAAGCGTTCCCCCATCATTCCATACGCATGCTGGCCAAAAAGGAATTATCCAGAATCCCGATTATGGGCAAAGGAATGGCAGCGGCGGAATTTCCATTTGTTGATCGGCATAATCGGCATCAGGCGATTAAAGATCTTGCTGAGGCGCGCAAGCTAATGGAAAGCGGGATCGTCATATGGATTGCACCAGAAGGGACACGCTCAAAAAATGGGCGTCTCGCTGCCTTCAAAAAAGGGGCCTTTATTACTGCCATTCAGGCACAGGCCATGATCATTCCCATAGGCATTCGCGGCGCATACGATATTCTGCCTGCCCGGACCATGCAATTCAATCTGAACCAGGTTGCTGAAATCCACGTTGGGGAAGCAGTCGATGCATCCCAATACAGTATGGAAAATAAAGAAGAGCTGGTTAAGAGGGTTCACAAAATTATGAAGCAGCTGGTTGGTGAAAGTGAAGCCTCCCCAGCTGAACCGGCTAATGTTTTAGGCCATAGCCTGTCGGAGTCTGAGAAATAA
- the lolB gene encoding lipoprotein insertase outer membrane protein LolB: MNALKYLGFISLVCLAACAPKPPVAEMQPDTLAAAEPPPADSSIPPSVPDLKNAKNVITNDGKTTDAGKGVIGKNARAEKANSSTAVAKTAANSISSWEVSGAMAARSKNKAWSASVNWVQRGASNYQIRLFGPLGSGTVLIQKQGGQVSFRDGPKSASSSNAEQLLLQQTGVRLPVSSLYYWVRGVPAPGKVQSAVKDSSGYLSLLRQAGYTIQYLGYTKAGNAYLPSQIKLQGNGVFIKFIIKRWKV; the protein is encoded by the coding sequence ATGAATGCATTAAAATATTTAGGATTCATATCACTTGTCTGCCTTGCTGCCTGTGCCCCCAAGCCGCCGGTCGCCGAGATGCAGCCAGACACACTGGCAGCTGCTGAGCCGCCTCCAGCAGACTCCTCAATCCCGCCATCCGTCCCGGATCTCAAGAATGCAAAAAATGTAATTACTAATGATGGAAAAACTACCGACGCAGGAAAAGGCGTAATCGGTAAAAACGCAAGAGCAGAAAAAGCAAACAGCAGCACCGCAGTGGCTAAAACGGCAGCGAATTCCATTTCCTCCTGGGAAGTATCCGGGGCGATGGCGGCTCGAAGCAAAAATAAAGCCTGGAGCGCCTCAGTGAACTGGGTTCAACGCGGAGCCAGCAATTATCAGATTCGACTGTTCGGACCTCTGGGCAGCGGTACAGTGCTGATTCAAAAACAAGGCGGGCAAGTTAGTTTCCGTGACGGTCCAAAATCGGCAAGCTCCAGTAATGCCGAACAGCTGTTGCTGCAGCAAACCGGCGTTCGTTTGCCAGTAAGCAGCCTCTATTATTGGGTACGCGGCGTACCCGCCCCTGGCAAAGTACAGTCAGCCGTAAAAGACTCCTCCGGTTATCTGAGTCTCTTGAGGCAGGCAGGCTATACCATTCAATATTTGGGTTATACCAAAGCAGGCAATGCCTACTTGCCCAGCCAGATCAAACTCCAGGGCAATGGCGTATTTATCAAATTTATTATCAAGCGCTGGAAAGTCTAA
- a CDS encoding PspC domain-containing protein translates to MEPVKPPYRKLWRSRRDRKIAGVCGGLAVYFGVDPFWVRFAFVLFFILGGAAFLLYLLMWFLIPLEPRDWY, encoded by the coding sequence ATGGAACCAGTAAAACCCCCGTATCGTAAATTGTGGCGTTCACGTAGAGACAGAAAAATTGCCGGTGTTTGTGGCGGGCTGGCGGTTTATTTTGGCGTCGATCCATTTTGGGTTCGTTTTGCCTTTGTTTTATTTTTTATTTTAGGAGGAGCGGCTTTTCTCTTATATCTGCTGATGTGGTTCCTGATTCCATTGGAGCCGAGAGATTGGTATTAG
- a CDS encoding MFS transporter, with amino-acid sequence MNKIALSQNEKIGCKKQLAFAWLVWGLAAAFYFSDYMARVAPGVMHRSLQIDFGINEAGFGILTASFYIPYIIMQIPVGLTVDRLSIRGILTVMSLITALGCCVFGLADGLMMASVGRMLIGFSAAFAFVSSLRLATSWFPPAMLGLLSGLTQSLGMLGAAAGEAPVSFLVSNVGWRHSMLIIAFLFIALAGLLYQFVQDQPGIPRREVKKQPAKISILQSLVIVLKHRQTWLNALYAGFLFGPTAVIGEAIGPAYLQYGRGLSAHSAAFATGLIFIGWGISGPLSGWLSDRMGRRKPLMIASAIFGLILSSLFVFIPSMDTATAYFLFFAFGITNTGVAIAYAVSTEIQDGKVLGTAIAFTNMASIFVGACMQPLVGWLVDKAAGPRAYNLENLLLADFQAGLKILPLCSLVALILALTVKETYCHPVREVH; translated from the coding sequence ATGAATAAAATTGCCCTCTCACAAAATGAAAAAATAGGTTGTAAAAAGCAGCTGGCATTTGCCTGGCTGGTATGGGGATTAGCCGCCGCTTTTTATTTTTCGGATTACATGGCCAGAGTCGCTCCAGGAGTAATGCATCGCAGCCTGCAAATTGATTTTGGAATAAATGAGGCCGGTTTCGGCATACTTACCGCGTCATTCTATATTCCCTATATCATCATGCAGATCCCTGTAGGGTTAACCGTCGATCGTTTGAGTATCCGCGGCATATTAACGGTGATGTCATTAATTACAGCCCTGGGATGCTGTGTATTTGGCCTGGCAGATGGCTTAATGATGGCTTCTGTTGGCCGTATGCTGATTGGTTTCAGTGCGGCATTTGCTTTTGTAAGCTCATTGAGATTGGCGACTTCCTGGTTTCCTCCGGCAATGCTTGGCCTTCTATCTGGCTTGACTCAATCACTTGGGATGCTGGGTGCGGCTGCAGGTGAGGCACCAGTATCATTCCTGGTTTCAAATGTCGGTTGGCGCCACAGCATGTTAATCATTGCATTTTTGTTCATTGCTTTAGCCGGTCTTCTCTATCAGTTTGTACAGGATCAACCCGGAATACCAAGACGGGAAGTCAAAAAGCAGCCCGCTAAAATCAGCATTCTGCAAAGCCTGGTGATCGTTCTGAAACATCGTCAAACCTGGTTAAATGCCCTTTATGCCGGATTTCTATTCGGCCCGACTGCTGTAATCGGCGAAGCGATTGGACCCGCTTATTTACAATATGGAAGGGGATTGTCAGCACATTCTGCAGCTTTCGCAACGGGATTGATTTTCATCGGCTGGGGGATTAGCGGCCCGCTTTCCGGATGGCTTTCCGACCGTATGGGGCGGCGCAAACCGCTAATGATCGCATCCGCTATTTTTGGTCTGATTTTAAGTTCGCTGTTTGTTTTCATTCCTTCAATGGATACCGCTACTGCTTATTTCTTATTCTTTGCCTTTGGGATTACCAATACAGGTGTGGCAATTGCCTATGCTGTATCTACCGAGATTCAGGATGGTAAAGTGCTGGGAACGGCAATCGCATTCACCAATATGGCATCCATTTTCGTCGGGGCCTGTATGCAACCTTTAGTCGGCTGGCTGGTAGATAAAGCAGCCGGCCCCAGAGCTTATAATCTGGAAAACTTATTACTGGCTGATTTCCAGGCGGGACTGAAGATTTTGCCTCTTTGCTCATTAGTTGCGCTGATTCTGGCTCTAACAGTCAAAGAAACATACTGTCATCCGGTTCGCGAAGTGCATTAA
- the coaD gene encoding pantetheine-phosphate adenylyltransferase, which yields MKHRAVYPGTFDPVTYGHVDIISRAAKIFPELIVAVAGNEAKRPFFSLDVRLELLREALKDTPGVTVVGFNSLLIDFVQEQKAGIILRGLRAVNDFEYEFQLAGMNRKLCRDIETLFLTPSENLLFISSTLVREIANLNGDISQFVPPCVVKAFAERKSC from the coding sequence ATGAAACATCGAGCAGTTTATCCGGGAACTTTTGATCCAGTAACCTACGGGCATGTCGATATCATCAGCAGGGCGGCAAAAATATTTCCCGAGTTGATCGTCGCCGTGGCCGGAAATGAAGCTAAACGCCCTTTCTTCTCTCTGGATGTGCGTCTCGAATTATTAAGGGAAGCATTAAAAGATACTCCTGGAGTCACGGTTGTAGGCTTCAACAGCTTGTTGATTGATTTTGTCCAGGAACAGAAGGCCGGCATCATATTGCGCGGTCTGCGTGCAGTAAATGATTTTGAGTACGAATTCCAATTAGCCGGTATGAACAGGAAATTGTGCCGGGATATAGAAACCCTGTTTTTAACGCCGTCTGAAAATCTATTATTTATTTCATCCACACTGGTAAGAGAAATTGCCAATTTAAATGGCGATATTTCCCAATTTGTACCGCCTTGTGTTGTTAAGGCTTTTGCTGAAAGGAAGAGCTGCTGA
- a CDS encoding ribose-phosphate pyrophosphokinase — protein MSTMMLFTGNANPELALSIATYLQIPIGQASVGTFSDGETMVEILENVRGKDIFVIQSTCAPANDNLMELLTMADALRRSSAGRITAVVPYFGYARQDRRVRSARVPITAKVVADMMASVGICRVLTVDLHADQIQGFFYMPVDNVYSTPILLEDIKQQNLNKLMVVSPDVGGVVRARAMAKRLNDAELSIIDKRRSGPNKSEVMHIIGEPNGKNCLIIDDIVDTAGTLCSAALQLKRNGAISVRAYITHAVLSGPAVNNIMESSLDEVVVTDTIPLSEKARQCPKIRTVSLADMLAQAIKRVNVEESVSSMFAD, from the coding sequence ATGTCGACTATGATGCTCTTTACAGGCAATGCCAATCCAGAATTGGCTCTCAGTATTGCTACTTATTTGCAAATTCCTATAGGCCAAGCTTCTGTTGGAACTTTCAGCGATGGCGAAACCATGGTTGAAATCCTTGAGAATGTCCGCGGCAAGGATATTTTTGTTATCCAATCCACCTGCGCCCCAGCCAATGACAACCTCATGGAGTTATTGACTATGGCTGATGCATTAAGACGTTCCTCAGCGGGACGTATCACTGCAGTGGTCCCCTACTTTGGCTATGCCAGACAAGATAGGAGGGTACGTTCTGCCAGGGTTCCCATCACCGCTAAGGTCGTTGCCGATATGATGGCCTCGGTGGGGATCTGCCGTGTACTAACCGTTGATTTACACGCCGATCAGATTCAAGGCTTTTTTTATATGCCAGTGGATAACGTTTATTCTACGCCAATTCTATTGGAAGATATTAAACAGCAGAATCTGAATAAACTGATGGTTGTCTCCCCTGATGTTGGCGGCGTGGTTCGAGCCCGTGCAATGGCCAAACGTCTGAATGACGCCGAATTATCAATTATCGATAAACGAAGAAGCGGCCCTAACAAGTCAGAAGTAATGCATATTATCGGCGAACCAAACGGAAAAAATTGCCTTATCATTGATGATATTGTCGACACCGCAGGCACTCTCTGCTCAGCTGCACTTCAGCTGAAACGGAATGGTGCCATCAGCGTAAGGGCTTATATTACACATGCTGTACTGTCTGGTCCTGCAGTGAATAATATTATGGAGTCCTCTCTTGATGAAGTGGTAGTGACTGATACCATTCCTTTATCAGAGAAAGCCAGACAATGCCCGAAAATTCGCACCGTCAGCCTGGCTGACATGTTAGCGCAGGCAATCAAGCGGGTGAATGTTGAAGAATCAGTTAGCTCTATGTTTGCTGATTAA
- a CDS encoding penicillin-binding transpeptidase domain-containing protein, protein MNKLLLILLASSICIKVNAKTTLEYSELFKNYDACFILYSVNEHKIVSEYNPNNYCNQRISPDSTFKIALSLMAFNQGIINQETVFKWDGKKGVIPEHEGDQTPSSWLKYSVVWVSQQITPQLGYARIKHYLAGFDYGNQNFDGDQGMNNGITHAWLSSSLKISAMEQLHFLQSMLSNELPVSPVAVLHTKENLYIGKLDNGADYFGKTGSGRHGRNERLSNPSKLRDGWFVGFIQKNNQQYIFVSNLTDKQVQASIDKLDGSLKPFGSQLLKPITMNILNNYFSN, encoded by the coding sequence ATGAACAAACTATTATTAATCCTCCTAGCTAGCTCAATTTGCATAAAAGTGAATGCAAAAACCACACTGGAATATTCTGAATTATTTAAAAACTATGATGCCTGCTTTATTCTTTACAGCGTTAATGAGCATAAAATAGTGAGTGAATATAATCCGAATAATTATTGTAACCAGAGAATTTCTCCTGATTCGACATTCAAAATTGCTTTATCATTAATGGCTTTTAATCAAGGGATCATAAACCAGGAGACTGTCTTTAAATGGGATGGCAAAAAAGGGGTGATACCTGAACATGAAGGCGATCAAACCCCTAGTAGCTGGCTAAAATATTCAGTTGTTTGGGTATCTCAGCAAATTACTCCCCAATTAGGTTATGCTCGCATCAAGCACTATTTGGCAGGTTTTGATTATGGCAATCAAAATTTTGATGGAGATCAAGGCATGAATAATGGTATCACCCATGCCTGGCTTAGCAGCAGCTTAAAAATTTCTGCTATGGAGCAACTTCATTTCTTACAATCAATGCTCAGCAACGAACTGCCCGTTTCGCCCGTAGCGGTGTTACATACAAAGGAAAATTTGTATATCGGAAAATTAGATAACGGTGCAGATTATTTCGGTAAAACAGGGTCCGGTCGACATGGCCGTAACGAACGATTAAGCAATCCCAGTAAACTGCGTGATGGCTGGTTTGTCGGATTTATTCAAAAAAATAATCAACAATATATTTTCGTAAGTAATTTAACTGACAAACAGGTACAAGCATCAATCGATAAATTGGATGGTAGTTTAAAACCATTCGGCAGCCAGTTATTAAAACCAATCACAATGAACATATTAAATAATTATTTCTCAAATTAA